The following proteins come from a genomic window of Geomonas sp. RF6:
- the nifK gene encoding nitrogenase molybdenum-iron protein subunit beta — protein sequence MANNLGLAVKPVTETPEEEVQRVAAWINTEEYKEKNFARQALVINPAHACQPLGAELVAHAFEGSLPFVHGSQGCASYYRSTLNRHFREPAPAVSDAMTEDGAVFGGQNNLHEALENAYTLYKPKMISVFTSCMPEIIGDDLTAFIKNARNKGIVPKDFPVPYANTPSFNGSHVHGYDAMLLAILQTLTSEKQVEGRCTGKLNLIPGFDANTGNFREYKRILKEFGIPYTILGDISDVFDSPLDGTYRPYPGGTKLEDAADSINGKATLALGTYSTAKTFSWVKDNYSGKHSAIPMPFGIAKTDALLMKLSELFDKPIPETLKEERGRAVDLITDAHQYIHGKKFALYGDPDYLLGYVSFLLEVGAVPTHILCSKGTKKLEKEIQALLDASPYGKDGKIYINKDLWHLRSLLVTEPVDAVIGDSHGKFAARDANVPLFRFGFPIFDRVNLHREPLVGYKGAMYMMATICNKLIEVVDETCDSRFFELMR from the coding sequence ATGGCTAACAATCTTGGATTAGCAGTGAAGCCGGTTACCGAGACCCCTGAAGAGGAAGTGCAGAGGGTAGCCGCCTGGATCAATACGGAAGAGTACAAGGAAAAGAACTTCGCCCGCCAGGCGCTGGTAATCAACCCGGCCCACGCCTGCCAGCCGCTCGGCGCCGAGCTCGTCGCCCACGCCTTCGAGGGGAGCCTCCCCTTCGTGCACGGGTCGCAAGGGTGCGCCTCCTACTACCGCTCCACCCTGAACCGCCACTTCCGCGAGCCGGCACCGGCGGTCTCCGACGCCATGACCGAGGACGGTGCGGTATTCGGCGGGCAGAACAACCTGCACGAGGCGCTGGAGAATGCCTACACCCTGTACAAGCCGAAGATGATTTCGGTCTTCACCTCCTGCATGCCGGAGATCATCGGCGACGACCTGACCGCCTTTATCAAGAACGCCCGCAACAAGGGGATCGTGCCGAAGGACTTCCCGGTCCCCTACGCCAACACCCCGAGCTTCAACGGCTCGCATGTCCACGGCTACGACGCCATGCTGCTGGCCATCCTGCAGACCTTGACGAGCGAGAAGCAGGTGGAAGGGCGCTGCACCGGGAAGCTGAACCTCATCCCCGGCTTCGACGCCAACACCGGGAACTTCAGGGAGTACAAGAGGATCCTGAAGGAGTTCGGGATACCGTACACGATACTCGGTGACATCTCCGACGTCTTCGACTCTCCGCTGGACGGCACCTACCGCCCCTATCCGGGGGGGACGAAGCTGGAGGACGCGGCCGATTCGATCAACGGCAAGGCGACCCTCGCGCTGGGGACCTACTCCACCGCAAAGACCTTCTCGTGGGTGAAGGACAACTACTCCGGAAAGCACTCAGCGATCCCCATGCCTTTCGGCATCGCCAAGACCGACGCGCTCCTCATGAAGCTCTCCGAGCTCTTCGACAAGCCGATCCCGGAGACGCTGAAAGAGGAACGGGGCCGCGCCGTCGACCTTATCACCGACGCGCACCAGTACATCCACGGCAAGAAGTTCGCCCTGTACGGCGACCCAGATTATCTTCTCGGCTACGTCTCCTTCCTCCTGGAAGTCGGCGCCGTGCCGACCCACATCCTCTGCTCCAAGGGGACGAAGAAGCTCGAGAAGGAGATCCAGGCGCTTCTCGATGCCTCGCCGTACGGGAAGGACGGGAAGATCTACATCAACAAGGACCTCTGGCACTTGAGAAGCCTTCTCGTGACCGAGCCGGTCGACGCGGTCATCGGCGATTCCCACGGCAAGTTCGCCGCACGCGACGCCAACGTCCCCCTCTTCAGGTTCGGCTTCCCGATCTTTGACAGGGTAAACCTGCACCGCGAGCCGCTGGTCGGGTACAAGGGGGCGATGTACATGATGGCCACCATCTGCAACAAGCTCATCGAGGTAGTCGACGAGACCTGCGACAGCCGCTTCTTCGAACTCATGCGCTAG
- the nifD gene encoding nitrogenase molybdenum-iron protein alpha chain → MSTEIKTVEGITKESTQAMIDEVLELYPEKGKKKRSAHLAPNDQASGSACVKSNKKTVPGVMSARGCAYAGAKGVVWGPIRDMVHVSHGPVGCGWYSWGTRRNLMSGITGVTNFAMQFTSDFQEKDVVYGGDKKLGVLLKEAKELFPLAKGISVLSECPVGLIGDDINAVAKTASAELDIPVIPCNCEGFRGVSQSLGHHISNDTIRDYIIETREFAEPVGPYDIALIGEYNIGGDAWSTKPLLEECGFNVKAVWTGDGEMDRIAATHQVKLNVIHCYRSMNYMCKVMEEKYGIPWIELNFFGPTKIRESLRKLAELFDDSIKEKVEAVIAKYDPQMQAIIDEYKPRLDGKKVMLYVGGLRPRHTINAYEDLGMTCVGSGYEFAHTDDYDRTASEMPEATVVYDDASEIEMEKFAEVLKPDLIGSGIKEKYLFQKMAIPFRQMHSWDYSGPYHGYKGFPIFARDIDMAVNSPTWKLVKSPF, encoded by the coding sequence ATGTCCACTGAAATAAAGACAGTTGAAGGTATCACCAAGGAGTCTACCCAGGCGATGATCGACGAGGTCCTGGAGCTCTACCCCGAAAAGGGGAAAAAGAAGCGTTCCGCGCACCTCGCGCCGAACGACCAGGCCTCCGGTTCAGCATGCGTCAAATCGAACAAGAAGACGGTCCCCGGCGTCATGAGCGCACGCGGTTGCGCCTACGCAGGGGCGAAAGGGGTGGTGTGGGGCCCGATCCGCGATATGGTGCACGTCTCTCACGGGCCGGTCGGCTGCGGCTGGTACTCCTGGGGCACCCGTCGTAACCTCATGAGCGGTATCACCGGCGTCACGAACTTCGCGATGCAGTTCACCTCCGACTTCCAGGAGAAGGACGTGGTGTACGGCGGCGACAAGAAGCTCGGCGTCCTCCTGAAGGAGGCAAAAGAGCTCTTCCCGCTGGCGAAGGGAATTTCCGTCCTCTCCGAATGCCCGGTTGGTCTCATCGGCGACGACATCAACGCAGTCGCAAAGACCGCGAGCGCCGAGCTCGACATCCCCGTCATCCCCTGCAACTGCGAGGGGTTCCGCGGCGTCTCCCAGTCCCTCGGCCACCACATCTCCAACGACACGATCCGTGACTACATCATCGAGACGCGTGAGTTTGCCGAGCCGGTCGGCCCCTACGACATCGCTCTCATCGGCGAGTACAACATCGGCGGCGACGCCTGGTCCACCAAGCCTCTTCTCGAGGAGTGCGGCTTCAACGTGAAGGCGGTCTGGACAGGCGACGGCGAGATGGACAGGATCGCGGCGACCCACCAGGTGAAGCTGAACGTGATCCACTGCTACCGCTCCATGAACTACATGTGCAAGGTCATGGAAGAGAAGTACGGCATCCCCTGGATCGAGCTCAACTTCTTCGGGCCTACGAAGATCAGGGAGAGCCTGCGAAAGCTCGCGGAACTCTTCGACGACTCCATCAAGGAGAAGGTGGAGGCGGTCATCGCGAAGTACGACCCGCAGATGCAGGCGATCATCGACGAGTACAAGCCGCGCCTGGACGGGAAGAAGGTCATGCTGTATGTCGGCGGCCTCCGCCCGCGCCACACCATCAACGCCTACGAGGACCTCGGCATGACCTGCGTCGGTTCCGGCTACGAGTTCGCCCACACCGACGACTACGATAGGACCGCATCCGAGATGCCGGAGGCCACCGTCGTGTATGACGACGCCTCCGAGATCGAGATGGAGAAGTTCGCCGAGGTGCTGAAGCCGGACCTCATCGGCTCCGGGATCAAGGAGAAGTACCTGTTCCAGAAGATGGCGATCCCCTTCCGCCAGATGCACAGCTGGGACTACTCAGGCCCGTACCACGGCTACAAAGGTTTCCCGATCTTCGCCCGCGACATAGACATGGCGGTGAACAGCCCGACCTGGAAACTGGTGAAGTCGCCGTTCTAG
- the nifH gene encoding nitrogenase iron protein translates to MRQIAIYGKGGIGKSTTTQNTVAGLASLGKKVMIVGCDPKADSTRLMLHAKAQTTVMDLVRELGTVEDLELDDVLKVGYGEVKCVESGGPEPGVGCAGRGVITAINFLEENGAYTPDLDFVFYDVLGDVVCGGFAMPIRENKAEEIYIVCSGEMMAMYAANNIAKGILKYASSGKVRLGGLICNSRNTDREADLIEALAAKLGTQMIHFVPRDNQVQRAELRRMTVIEYSPEHKQANEYRELARKISENKMLVVPTPLTMDELEELLMEFGIMEADDESIVGVAEGAAK, encoded by the coding sequence ATGAGACAGATCGCGATTTACGGCAAGGGCGGCATCGGCAAATCGACCACCACGCAGAACACGGTAGCGGGGCTCGCATCGCTGGGGAAAAAGGTGATGATCGTCGGCTGCGACCCGAAAGCGGACTCCACCCGCCTCATGCTGCACGCCAAGGCGCAGACCACCGTCATGGACCTGGTGCGTGAGCTCGGCACCGTCGAGGACCTGGAGCTGGACGACGTTCTCAAGGTCGGATACGGCGAGGTGAAGTGCGTCGAGTCCGGCGGCCCGGAGCCGGGGGTCGGCTGCGCAGGACGCGGCGTCATCACCGCCATCAACTTCCTCGAGGAGAATGGCGCCTACACCCCGGATCTCGACTTCGTCTTCTACGACGTCCTCGGTGACGTCGTCTGCGGCGGGTTCGCCATGCCGATCCGCGAGAACAAGGCGGAGGAGATCTACATCGTCTGCTCCGGCGAGATGATGGCCATGTACGCGGCGAACAACATCGCCAAAGGTATCCTCAAGTACGCCTCCTCCGGCAAGGTCCGCCTCGGCGGCCTGATCTGCAACTCCCGCAACACCGACCGCGAAGCGGACCTCATCGAGGCGCTCGCCGCGAAGCTCGGCACCCAGATGATCCATTTCGTGCCGCGCGACAACCAGGTGCAGCGCGCCGAGCTGCGCAGGATGACCGTCATCGAGTACTCCCCGGAGCACAAGCAGGCAAACGAGTACCGGGAGCTCGCCAGGAAGATCTCCGAGAACAAGATGCTGGTGGTCCCGACCCCGCTCACCATGGACGAGCTGGAGGAGCTCCTCATGGAGTTCGGCATCATGGAGGCCGACGACGAGTCGATCGTCGGGGTGGCCGAAGGGGCGGCGAAGTAA
- the nifV gene encoding homocitrate synthase, with protein MDRMTKNDVIIADTTLRDGEQTAGVVFSAKEKLAIARMLDAMGVHELECGIPAMGREERGVIRALVELGLNARLLTWNRALVPDIEASISCGIRAVDISLSVSDIMIENKICKSREWVKEQLKRALGFAKEHDLYVCVGGEDASRADLSFLAELMTLAKGLGADRFRFCDTLGVLDPFTMYEKVSALKREVPRLEMEVHAHNDLGMATANAIAGVKGGARYISTTVNGLGERAGNAALEEVVMALKVASGIDAGIDTRRLSAISRMVGKASNREVPVWKAVVGERVFAHESGVHADGVLKNPANYELFPPEAVGLKRHIVAGKHSGTSGIVESYRQLGIPLSREEAQHLMAKVRCTAQRLKRPLEAHDLIRLHRGAAAA; from the coding sequence ATGGATCGGATGACGAAAAACGATGTAATCATTGCGGACACCACCCTGCGGGATGGCGAGCAGACAGCCGGTGTGGTCTTTAGCGCAAAAGAGAAGCTCGCCATCGCCCGCATGCTCGATGCCATGGGGGTCCACGAGCTGGAGTGCGGCATTCCCGCCATGGGGCGGGAGGAACGGGGCGTCATCCGGGCTCTGGTGGAACTCGGGCTCAACGCCCGCCTCCTTACCTGGAACAGGGCGCTGGTGCCGGACATCGAGGCGAGCATCTCCTGCGGGATCCGGGCGGTGGACATCTCTCTCTCCGTCTCCGACATCATGATCGAGAACAAGATCTGCAAGAGCCGGGAGTGGGTGAAGGAGCAGCTGAAAAGGGCGCTGGGGTTTGCAAAGGAGCACGACCTCTACGTCTGCGTCGGTGGCGAGGATGCCAGCCGCGCCGATCTCTCCTTCCTCGCGGAGCTCATGACCCTCGCCAAGGGGCTCGGGGCGGACCGTTTCCGCTTCTGCGACACCCTAGGAGTGCTGGATCCTTTCACCATGTACGAGAAGGTGAGCGCCCTGAAAAGGGAGGTCCCCCGCCTCGAGATGGAGGTGCATGCGCACAACGACCTCGGCATGGCGACGGCGAATGCGATCGCCGGCGTGAAAGGGGGGGCACGCTACATAAGCACGACGGTGAATGGCCTCGGCGAGCGGGCAGGAAACGCGGCGCTGGAGGAGGTTGTTATGGCGCTGAAGGTGGCGAGCGGCATCGATGCCGGTATCGACACCCGCAGGCTCTCCGCGATCTCCAGGATGGTGGGAAAGGCGTCTAACCGCGAGGTGCCGGTCTGGAAGGCGGTGGTGGGGGAGCGGGTCTTCGCGCACGAATCCGGCGTACACGCTGACGGGGTGCTGAAGAACCCGGCGAACTACGAGCTCTTCCCGCCGGAGGCGGTCGGTCTCAAGCGCCACATCGTGGCGGGAAAGCACTCAGGGACGAGCGGCATCGTGGAGAGCTACCGCCAGCTCGGCATTCCTCTCTCCCGGGAGGAGGCTCAGCACCTGATGGCGAAGGTGCGCTGCACCGCCCAGAGGCTGAAACGCCCCCTGGAGGCGCACGATCTCATCCGGCTGCACCGCGGTGCGGCCGCCGCCTGA